A genome region from Sphingobium sp. CR2-8 includes the following:
- a CDS encoding ferritin-like domain-containing protein, translating into MSNNHAVSKLDDLITTLIDSVKGYEHSADKVDSVDFQTLFRNLAIERTQAVDLLQARSRALGGKPNAFGSMAGTVHRRMEDIFVALGGGDKAVVQAIDRGEDYLREEFERVLNDSAIDEETLAVVRRAHDSVAHGQVVVTSLKDQLAAA; encoded by the coding sequence ATGTCGAACAATCATGCCGTCAGCAAACTGGACGACCTCATCACCACGCTGATCGATAGCGTGAAGGGCTATGAGCATAGCGCCGACAAAGTGGATTCGGTCGATTTCCAGACATTGTTCCGTAATCTCGCGATCGAGCGCACGCAGGCGGTCGACCTGTTGCAGGCGCGCAGCCGGGCGCTGGGCGGAAAGCCCAATGCGTTCGGGTCCATGGCGGGCACCGTGCATCGGCGGATGGAGGATATCTTCGTGGCGCTGGGTGGCGGCGACAAGGCCGTGGTCCAGGCGATCGACCGCGGCGAGGATTATCTGCGCGAGGAGTTCGAGCGCGTCCTCAACGACTCGGCGATCGACGAAGAGACGCTGGCGGTGGTGCGGCGCGCGCATGACTCGGTGGCGCACGGTCAGGTCGTCGTCACCAGCCTGAAGGACCAGCTGGCGGCCGCCTAG
- a CDS encoding 2-hydroxyacid dehydrogenase, translating to MAQLFDASFNVGDVAMNRTDLARAMAQCDVLVPCISDQIDAALIEGAPERLQLIASFGSGVDHIDLAAARKKGVIVTNTPGVLTEDTADMTMALILSVPRRLAEGEKLVRSGQWRGWSPSGMLGHRIASKKLGIIGMGRIGRAVARRARAFGLSIAYHNRHRLPFEVEQELEAEWHADLDGLLSGSDIVSIHCPLNADSRAMIDARRVALMPAHAYLINTSRAEITDEQALIAALDEGRIAGAGFDVYTHEPAVDARLLALSNVVLLPHMGSATFEGRDATGARVIANIRTWVDGHRPPNQVLEGWV from the coding sequence ATGGCGCAATTGTTCGACGCCAGTTTCAATGTCGGCGATGTCGCGATGAACCGCACCGACCTCGCCCGCGCCATGGCCCAGTGCGACGTGCTGGTCCCCTGCATCAGCGACCAGATCGACGCCGCGTTGATAGAGGGCGCGCCGGAAAGGCTGCAACTGATCGCCAGCTTCGGCAGCGGTGTCGACCATATCGATCTTGCCGCCGCGCGGAAGAAGGGCGTCATCGTCACCAATACGCCCGGCGTGTTGACCGAAGACACGGCCGACATGACGATGGCGCTGATCCTGTCCGTCCCCCGCCGCCTGGCCGAGGGGGAGAAGCTGGTGCGCAGCGGGCAATGGCGCGGCTGGAGTCCCTCGGGCATGCTGGGCCACCGGATCGCGTCCAAGAAACTGGGCATCATCGGCATGGGCCGGATCGGCCGGGCCGTCGCGCGCCGCGCCCGCGCCTTCGGCCTGTCGATCGCCTATCACAACCGCCACCGCCTCCCGTTCGAAGTGGAACAGGAGCTGGAGGCGGAATGGCATGCCGATCTCGACGGCCTGCTGTCAGGCAGCGACATCGTGTCCATCCATTGCCCGCTCAACGCCGACAGCCGCGCCATGATCGACGCCCGGCGAGTCGCGCTGATGCCCGCCCATGCCTATCTCATCAACACGTCCCGCGCGGAAATCACCGACGAACAGGCACTGATCGCGGCGCTGGACGAAGGGCGGATCGCGGGTGCGGGCTTCGACGTCTATACCCACGAACCGGCGGTCGATGCCCGGCTCCTGGCCCTCTCCAACGTCGTGCTGCTGCCGCATATGGGATCGGCGACGTTCGAGGGGCGCGACGCCACCGGCGCGCGGGTGATCGCCAATATCCGCACCTGGGTCGACGGCCACCGGCCGCCCAACCAGGTGCTGGAAGGCTGGGTCTAG
- a CDS encoding SH3 domain-containing protein: MGDMGNGSGMKRWLLGAGMVAALGAAGAALAAPGKPVPYWASLSHDEARMRVGPSLDYPSNWVYRRRDLPVKVVQVLGLWRKVEDPDGAQGWMHVRLLSDTPTAIVRAPVAPLRESASDTARALFRAERGVVGRLSDCSGGWCAFDAKGQRGYVKASDVWGATDK, from the coding sequence ATGGGTGACATGGGTAACGGGTCTGGAATGAAGCGGTGGCTGCTGGGCGCGGGCATGGTTGCGGCGTTGGGTGCTGCGGGCGCGGCTTTGGCTGCGCCGGGCAAGCCGGTGCCCTATTGGGCGTCGCTGTCGCATGACGAAGCGCGGATGCGCGTGGGGCCGAGCCTGGATTACCCATCCAACTGGGTCTATCGCCGCCGCGACCTGCCGGTGAAGGTGGTGCAGGTGCTGGGCCTGTGGCGCAAAGTGGAAGACCCCGACGGCGCGCAGGGATGGATGCATGTCCGCCTATTGAGCGACACGCCGACCGCGATCGTGCGGGCGCCGGTCGCGCCGCTGCGCGAATCCGCCAGCGACACTGCGCGCGCGCTGTTCCGGGCGGAACGCGGCGTGGTGGGGCGATTGAGCGACTGTTCGGGCGGCTGGTGCGCGTTCGACGCGAAGGGCCAGCGCGGCTATGTGAAGGCCAGCGATGTCTGGGGCGCGACCGACAAATAG
- a CDS encoding amidohydrolase family protein, with product MLALATATPALAQSLAITGATLAIGDGSEPIRNGTVVISAGKVVAAGAGVAVPAGVKTIDAGGKWVTPGIISGFSRVGLAEVPAVRETNDTRAAKSLFSAAIDVAPVINPRANPIAISRTAGVTRAVVAPATAASIFAGQGAVVDLGADMNPITKARAFQYVEMGEAGAEEAGGSRAAMILTFKMMLRQAQDYAKAPASYDGGSRDALLNRVDAEALVPVVSGAMPLMVHAESARDILAVLALRQDFPALKLILAGATEGWMVAPQIAAAKVPVITAGLEDLPSSFEKLAATQSNVGRLVKAGVTVSMGLLTGDDALQLRAATQQAGNMVALTKVPGATGLSWGQALRTITSAPAEALGLGDRIGSLKTGKAGDVVMWDGDPLEMTSAPVAVWIDGVAQPLENRQTKLRDRYATPTEGALPKAYEW from the coding sequence ATGTTGGCGCTGGCCACCGCCACCCCAGCCCTGGCCCAGTCCCTCGCCATCACCGGCGCGACCCTCGCCATCGGTGACGGCTCCGAACCCATCAGGAACGGCACCGTGGTCATCAGCGCAGGCAAGGTCGTGGCGGCAGGCGCGGGCGTCGCCGTCCCCGCAGGCGTCAAGACCATCGACGCAGGCGGCAAATGGGTGACGCCCGGCATCATATCGGGCTTTTCGCGCGTGGGCCTGGCCGAAGTCCCGGCGGTCCGCGAAACCAACGACACCCGCGCGGCCAAGTCGCTCTTTTCCGCCGCGATCGACGTCGCGCCCGTCATCAACCCGCGCGCCAATCCCATCGCGATCAGCCGCACGGCCGGCGTCACCCGCGCCGTCGTCGCGCCTGCCACCGCCGCCAGCATCTTCGCCGGGCAGGGGGCCGTGGTCGATCTGGGCGCGGACATGAACCCGATCACCAAGGCCCGCGCTTTCCAATATGTCGAAATGGGCGAAGCGGGCGCGGAGGAAGCGGGCGGCAGCCGCGCGGCGATGATCCTGACCTTCAAGATGATGCTGCGCCAGGCGCAGGATTATGCCAAGGCCCCGGCCAGCTATGACGGCGGCTCCCGCGACGCGCTGCTCAACCGCGTCGATGCGGAGGCTTTGGTCCCGGTCGTCAGCGGCGCGATGCCGCTGATGGTCCACGCCGAAAGCGCGCGCGACATCCTCGCCGTACTGGCCCTGCGGCAGGACTTCCCGGCGTTGAAACTCATCCTGGCGGGCGCGACCGAAGGCTGGATGGTCGCGCCACAGATCGCGGCGGCCAAGGTGCCGGTCATCACCGCAGGCCTGGAAGACTTGCCGTCCAGCTTCGAAAAACTGGCCGCGACCCAAAGCAATGTCGGCCGCCTGGTCAAGGCGGGCGTGACCGTCTCCATGGGCCTGCTGACCGGCGACGACGCCCTGCAACTGCGCGCCGCGACGCAGCAGGCGGGCAATATGGTCGCGCTCACCAAAGTGCCGGGCGCCACGGGCCTCAGCTGGGGCCAGGCGCTGCGCACCATCACTTCCGCCCCCGCCGAAGCGCTGGGCCTGGGCGACCGGATCGGATCGCTGAAAACCGGCAAGGCGGGCGACGTGGTGATGTGGGACGGCGACCCGCTGGAAATGACCTCGGCCCCCGTCGCCGTCTGGATCGACGGCGTCGCCCAACCCCTGGAAAACCGCCAGACCAAGCTGCGGGATCGGTATGCGACGCCTACGGAAGGGGCGCTGCCCAAGGCCTATGAATGGTGA
- a CDS encoding amidohydrolase yields MKTHGRALLIAALLTGLAGPVAAKKDKEAPPPAQGQNQGQNQGSSAEPENPYHSTYKAYPGRPTVIRGATIFDGEGGRIENGVVFLSDGKITAIGGPDTPIPADIAVFDGTGKYVTPGVIDIHSHLGDYPSPGVEALSDGNEMTSPVTPHVWAEHSIWPQDAGFSRALANGGVTSLQILPGSANLFGGRSVTLKNVPARTMQGMKFPGAPQGLKMACGENPKRVYGSKGREPSTRMGNMAVNRQTWIKARDYQKKRAAGKDQPRDLGMETLADVLEGKILVHNHCYRADEMANVIDMSKEFGYKVTAFHHAVEVYKIADLLRDNGICAALWGDWYGFKMEAYDGIKENIPLVHRAGACAIVHSDDQDGIQRLNQEAAKALGAGRRMGIDISDETAWTWLAINPARAMGIADQTGSLKVGKMADVVLWNGNPFSTYTRPEKVWIDGALLYDSANPKLRPVVDFELGQIGAGDVK; encoded by the coding sequence ATGAAGACACACGGACGCGCGCTGTTGATCGCGGCGCTGCTGACAGGGCTGGCCGGTCCCGTCGCGGCGAAGAAGGACAAGGAAGCGCCGCCGCCTGCGCAAGGCCAGAATCAGGGCCAGAATCAGGGATCGTCGGCCGAACCGGAAAACCCCTATCACTCCACCTACAAAGCCTATCCCGGCCGCCCCACCGTGATCCGGGGCGCCACCATCTTCGACGGGGAAGGGGGCCGCATCGAAAACGGGGTCGTCTTCCTCTCTGATGGAAAAATAACGGCGATCGGCGGCCCCGACACGCCGATCCCCGCCGACATTGCGGTGTTCGACGGCACCGGCAAATATGTGACGCCGGGCGTGATCGACATCCACAGCCATCTGGGCGACTATCCCTCCCCCGGCGTCGAAGCGCTCTCGGACGGCAATGAAATGACCTCGCCGGTCACGCCGCATGTCTGGGCCGAACATAGCATCTGGCCGCAGGATGCGGGCTTCTCCCGCGCGCTCGCCAATGGCGGCGTCACGAGCCTCCAGATACTCCCCGGTTCCGCCAACCTCTTCGGCGGTCGCAGCGTCACGCTCAAGAATGTCCCCGCCCGCACCATGCAGGGCATGAAATTCCCCGGTGCGCCGCAGGGCCTCAAAATGGCCTGCGGCGAAAATCCCAAGCGCGTCTATGGCAGCAAGGGCCGCGAACCCTCCACCCGCATGGGCAATATGGCGGTCAATCGCCAGACCTGGATCAAGGCGCGCGACTATCAGAAGAAACGCGCCGCCGGAAAAGACCAGCCCCGCGACCTCGGCATGGAAACGCTGGCCGACGTGCTGGAAGGCAAGATCCTGGTCCACAACCATTGCTACCGCGCCGACGAAATGGCCAACGTCATCGATATGAGCAAGGAGTTCGGCTACAAGGTCACCGCCTTCCACCACGCGGTCGAAGTGTACAAGATCGCCGACCTGCTGCGCGACAACGGCATCTGCGCGGCGCTCTGGGGCGACTGGTACGGCTTCAAGATGGAGGCCTATGACGGCATCAAGGAGAATATCCCGCTCGTCCATCGCGCCGGTGCCTGCGCCATCGTCCATAGCGACGATCAGGACGGCATCCAGCGCCTGAACCAAGAAGCGGCCAAGGCGCTGGGCGCGGGCCGCCGCATGGGCATCGACATATCCGACGAAACGGCATGGACTTGGCTTGCCATCAACCCCGCGCGCGCCATGGGCATCGCGGACCAGACCGGCAGCCTCAAGGTAGGGAAGATGGCCGATGTCGTGCTGTGGAACGGCAATCCGTTCAGCACCTATACAAGGCCCGAAAAGGTCTGGATCGACGGCGCGCTGCTCTACGACAGCGCCAACCCGAAGCTGCGACCGGTGGTCGATTTCGAACTGGGCCAGATCGGCGCGGGAGATGTGAAATGA
- a CDS encoding nitroreductase family protein, which produces MFNDLSSPLALLQTRRSGKPRDLIAPGPDAAQLRQILEVALRTPDHGKLAPWRFVIVPQDKRAALADLLEAAYRAEKPDAGRLEIEAMHQFAHQAPTLIVALSTPVAGSKIPVWEQELSAGAAIMNLLHATHALGFAGGWLTGWPSFNEDVRNAFGKAGEKIAGFVFIGTSGKPQEERPRPDYDAIVSTWDR; this is translated from the coding sequence ATGTTCAACGACCTCTCCTCCCCGCTCGCCCTGCTCCAGACCCGCCGTTCCGGAAAGCCCCGCGACCTGATCGCGCCCGGCCCGGACGCCGCGCAATTGCGCCAGATATTGGAGGTGGCGTTGCGCACGCCCGATCATGGCAAGCTCGCCCCGTGGCGCTTCGTGATCGTGCCGCAGGACAAAAGGGCGGCGCTTGCGGACCTGTTGGAAGCGGCCTATCGCGCGGAGAAGCCGGACGCGGGACGGCTGGAGATCGAGGCGATGCACCAGTTCGCGCATCAGGCGCCGACGCTGATCGTCGCTTTGTCGACGCCGGTCGCTGGCAGCAAAATCCCGGTGTGGGAGCAGGAATTGTCGGCGGGCGCGGCGATCATGAACCTGCTGCACGCCACCCATGCGCTGGGGTTTGCGGGTGGATGGCTGACCGGATGGCCCAGCTTCAACGAGGATGTGCGCAACGCATTCGGCAAGGCGGGCGAGAAGATCGCCGGCTTCGTGTTCATCGGCACGTCGGGCAAACCGCAGGAAGAACGGCCACGGCCAGATTATGACGCGATAGTATCAACCTGGGACAGATAA
- a CDS encoding GntR family transcriptional regulator — protein sequence MADDSKPVYLRLREIIAASILDGEFADGDLLPSVRAFAATQGANPLTVAKAYQSFQDDGLVIVKRGVGMFVADGATRRLREAERERFLDSVWPPVAAQIRRLGIRLDDLDLAKV from the coding sequence ATGGCCGACGACTCCAAACCCGTCTATCTCCGCCTGCGTGAGATTATCGCCGCTTCCATCCTGGATGGAGAATTTGCCGATGGCGACCTGCTGCCGTCTGTGCGCGCCTTTGCCGCGACGCAGGGGGCCAACCCGTTGACGGTCGCGAAAGCCTATCAGAGTTTTCAGGATGACGGGTTGGTGATCGTGAAGCGCGGGGTCGGCATGTTCGTCGCCGATGGCGCGACCCGCCGGCTGCGCGAGGCGGAACGCGAACGCTTTCTGGACAGCGTGTGGCCGCCGGTCGCGGCGCAGATCAGGCGGCTAGGGATCAGGCTGGACGATCTGGATCTGGCGAAGGTCTAG
- a CDS encoding tetratricopeptide repeat protein: MKRARILLIALVVLLALAAAGLWQWRSHERDGSAALTRGLTALERGDARTARIELMNAIKGNPRSAIAHVAQARALVDLGDGAGAQAAAERARTLGASPADTRIVMAQALLLQGDTAGALREAQARDVPAASTVAADRVIAQAALAQGDMGGARTALERVLATTPNDPENWVAIGRFRLLSGDQAGAIVAADRAVALAPASAKALTLRGELTRAQYGLTAALPWFEQALAANPNSVPTLEQLAATLADAGQAARMLGLTRRILALDPSNPRAWIMQAVMAARAGQDDLARSLLGRTQGRLDDEPATRLLRGVLQLRDGNPVLATEALAPLVAAQPDNRTARTLLARAFYANRDFASAASTLAPIVAQRDADPYVLTLAARAQEALGDRAMADDMLTRAAWPVRASADSFASAADDRLATGPAPADAATARDNIPYIRALLSTGRNAEAVARARLLNRANPGAPDAWLIGGDALAAAGQTPEAVHAYEMAANIRFDRDAALRLAASLTRTGNPARARQIVTLFLTQNPNDVEAQRWAADMAIQAQDWRGALRLLQAVRARIGDNDAVLMANLARAALEQGDSSAARAYAAHAYRLMPANPVTADMFGWALLRTGEKGPATIDLLEKAVALAPQAPALQLHLGQAYAAARRKGEAKLALSRAAAARGFTGRQEALDALAAL; encoded by the coding sequence ATGAAACGCGCCCGTATCCTGCTGATCGCCCTTGTCGTCCTGCTCGCGCTGGCCGCGGCAGGCCTGTGGCAATGGCGCAGCCATGAGCGGGACGGCAGCGCGGCGCTGACCCGTGGCCTCACCGCGCTCGAAAGGGGTGATGCACGCACCGCCCGCATCGAATTGATGAACGCGATCAAGGGCAATCCCCGCTCTGCCATCGCCCATGTCGCGCAGGCCCGCGCGCTCGTGGACCTGGGCGACGGCGCGGGCGCGCAGGCGGCGGCGGAACGCGCGCGGACGCTGGGCGCATCGCCCGCCGACACGCGCATCGTCATGGCGCAGGCGTTGTTGCTGCAAGGCGACACGGCAGGCGCGTTGCGGGAGGCGCAGGCGCGCGACGTGCCCGCCGCATCGACCGTTGCGGCGGACCGCGTGATCGCGCAGGCCGCTTTGGCGCAGGGCGACATGGGTGGTGCGCGCACGGCGCTGGAACGCGTATTGGCGACCACACCGAACGATCCCGAAAACTGGGTCGCGATCGGCCGCTTCCGCCTCCTGTCCGGGGATCAGGCCGGCGCGATCGTCGCAGCCGACCGGGCGGTGGCGCTGGCCCCCGCCAGCGCAAAGGCGCTGACCCTGCGCGGCGAACTGACGCGCGCCCAATATGGCCTCACCGCCGCCTTGCCCTGGTTCGAACAGGCGCTGGCGGCCAATCCCAATTCGGTGCCCACGCTCGAACAACTGGCCGCAACGCTCGCCGATGCCGGTCAGGCGGCCCGGATGCTGGGCCTCACCCGGCGCATCCTGGCGCTCGACCCGTCCAACCCCCGCGCCTGGATCATGCAGGCGGTGATGGCCGCGCGGGCAGGGCAGGACGATCTGGCGCGATCGCTGCTGGGCCGGACGCAGGGGCGGCTGGACGACGAACCGGCCACCCGGCTGCTGCGCGGCGTCCTGCAATTGCGCGACGGCAACCCCGTGCTCGCCACCGAAGCGCTCGCCCCGCTGGTCGCGGCGCAACCCGACAATCGCACCGCGCGCACGCTGCTGGCCCGCGCCTTCTATGCCAACCGCGATTTCGCCAGCGCCGCCTCCACGCTCGCGCCCATCGTGGCGCAGCGCGATGCCGATCCCTATGTGCTGACGCTGGCCGCCCGCGCGCAGGAGGCGCTGGGCGATCGCGCCATGGCCGACGACATGCTGACGCGCGCCGCCTGGCCCGTGCGCGCGTCGGCGGACAGCTTCGCCAGCGCGGCGGACGATCGGCTGGCGACCGGCCCAGCACCGGCCGATGCCGCGACCGCGCGCGACAATATCCCCTATATCCGCGCGCTACTCAGCACCGGCCGCAATGCGGAGGCCGTCGCGCGCGCGCGCCTGCTCAATCGGGCCAATCCCGGCGCGCCGGACGCCTGGCTGATAGGGGGTGATGCGCTGGCGGCGGCGGGCCAAACACCTGAAGCGGTGCACGCCTACGAAATGGCGGCCAACATCCGCTTCGATCGTGACGCCGCCCTGCGGCTGGCGGCCAGCCTGACCCGCACCGGCAACCCGGCGCGCGCGCGTCAGATCGTGACCCTGTTCCTCACCCAGAACCCAAATGATGTGGAAGCGCAGCGCTGGGCCGCCGACATGGCGATCCAGGCGCAGGACTGGCGCGGCGCGCTGCGCCTGCTACAGGCCGTGCGCGCCCGGATCGGCGACAATGACGCGGTGCTGATGGCCAATCTGGCGCGCGCCGCGCTGGAACAGGGCGATTCCTCCGCCGCCCGCGCCTATGCCGCCCATGCCTATCGCCTGATGCCCGCCAATCCCGTGACCGCCGACATGTTCGGCTGGGCCCTGCTGCGGACGGGGGAGAAGGGACCGGCGACCATCGACTTGCTGGAAAAAGCCGTGGCGCTCGCGCCCCAAGCGCCCGCGCTGCAACTGCATCTGGGTCAGGCCTATGCAGCGGCCAGGCGCAAGGGAGAGGCCAAGCTGGCCCTGAGCCGCGCGGCGGCGGCGCGCGGCTTTACCGGACGGCAGGAAGCACTGGACGCGCTGGCGGCTCTTTGA
- the prsR gene encoding PEP-CTERM-box response regulator transcription factor, protein MSDTRPKLLIVEDDPGLQRQLRWAYEDYQLFIAGDRQEAIEMLRAETPDVVTLDLGLPPDPDGTSEGFATLADMLRIKPDTKIIVASGHGARESALDAIAGGAYDFYQKPVDIDELGLIVRRAFHVHALERENARLAETAPDDARILGRIISGAPEMMKVARTIERVAAAQVSVLLLGASGTGKELLAQGLHDASPRRNGAFVAINCAAIPETLLESELFGHEKGAFTGAIKTTPGKIEQAQGGTLFLDEVGDIPLALQVKLLRFLQERVIERIGGRQPIAVDTRIVCATHQNLEQMIAAGSFREDLYYRLAEIVVRIPALKERPGDPALLARHFLTRFARDMNPQVKGLAPDALAALDAWAWPGNVRELENRMKRAVIMADGKLITAADLDLDDERAEGGDVVNLKAAREMADRRAIRRAIARTDGNISGAAKMLGISRPTLYDLLKQYQMQG, encoded by the coding sequence ATGAGCGACACCCGTCCCAAATTGCTGATCGTAGAAGATGATCCGGGACTCCAGCGGCAACTCCGCTGGGCCTATGAGGATTATCAACTCTTCATCGCGGGCGACCGGCAGGAAGCGATCGAGATGCTGCGCGCGGAAACGCCCGACGTGGTGACGCTGGACCTTGGCCTGCCGCCGGACCCGGACGGCACCAGCGAAGGCTTCGCTACCCTGGCCGACATGCTCCGGATCAAACCCGATACGAAGATCATCGTCGCGTCCGGCCATGGCGCGCGCGAAAGCGCACTGGATGCGATTGCCGGTGGCGCATATGATTTCTATCAAAAGCCGGTCGACATCGACGAACTGGGCCTGATCGTCCGCCGCGCCTTCCACGTCCACGCGCTGGAGCGCGAAAATGCGCGCCTCGCCGAAACCGCGCCGGACGACGCGCGCATATTGGGCCGGATCATTTCCGGCGCGCCCGAAATGATGAAGGTCGCCCGCACGATCGAGCGGGTGGCCGCCGCGCAGGTGTCCGTCCTGCTGCTGGGCGCAAGCGGCACTGGCAAGGAATTGCTGGCGCAGGGCCTGCACGACGCCAGTCCCCGCCGCAATGGTGCGTTCGTCGCGATCAATTGCGCGGCCATCCCCGAAACGCTGCTCGAATCCGAACTGTTCGGCCATGAAAAGGGCGCTTTCACCGGCGCGATCAAGACGACGCCCGGCAAGATCGAGCAGGCGCAGGGCGGCACGCTGTTCCTGGACGAAGTCGGCGACATCCCGCTTGCCTTGCAGGTCAAGCTGTTGCGCTTCCTCCAGGAACGGGTGATCGAACGGATCGGCGGGCGACAGCCGATCGCGGTGGACACGCGCATCGTCTGCGCCACCCACCAGAATCTGGAACAGATGATCGCGGCGGGCAGCTTCCGCGAAGACCTTTATTATCGCCTCGCCGAAATCGTCGTGCGCATCCCCGCGCTCAAGGAACGGCCCGGCGATCCGGCGCTGCTGGCGCGCCATTTCCTCACCCGCTTCGCCCGCGACATGAACCCGCAGGTCAAGGGGCTGGCCCCCGACGCGCTGGCCGCGCTCGACGCCTGGGCCTGGCCGGGCAACGTGCGCGAACTGGAAAACCGCATGAAGCGCGCCGTCATCATGGCCGATGGCAAGCTGATTACCGCCGCCGACCTCGACCTGGATGATGAACGGGCCGAGGGGGGCGATGTCGTGAACCTCAAGGCCGCGCGCGAAATGGCCGACCGCCGCGCCATCCGTCGTGCCATCGCGCGGACCGACGGCAATATCTCCGGCGCGGCCAAGATGCTGGGGATCAGCCGCCCGACGCTCTACGACCTGCTCAAACAATATCAGATGCAGGGTTGA